One stretch of Prunus persica cultivar Lovell chromosome G1, Prunus_persica_NCBIv2, whole genome shotgun sequence DNA includes these proteins:
- the LOC18792655 gene encoding geraniol 8-hydroxylase: protein MLMSSKQLCQKLTAGRRKREMDFLSCVLLCLMVAWIVIQALQYSFARRIPTNLPPGPKPFPLIGNLLELGNKPHISLTKLSKRYGPIMTLQLGQITTVIVSSSAVAKQVLRTHDQFFCNRTIPDAVQACKHAKYGMPWLTVSSTWRNLRKICNSHLFAAKVLDANQANRHLKVQELIADVKESVVKGKAVEVGRAAFKTTLNLMSRTVFSVDLADPNSERAREFKELVWSIMEEAGKPNLADYFRVLKKIDPMGIRRRLGKHFQKMIDLFDRMIVQRLESRKSRDYVTGNDMLDTLINMSEEKNEDMDMAETQHLFLDLFGAGTETTSATLEWAMAELLRNPEKLSKAQEELKQVVGKGKPVEESDITRLPYLQAIIKETFRLHPVVPLLLPRRAQADIEICGYIVPKGAQVLVNAWAIGRDPSIWDNPTSFIPERFLGLDIDVTGQNFELIPFGGGRRICPGLPLAMRMLNLMLGSLINSFDNWKLEDGVVPEKMTMDEKFGLTLQMAHPVIAVPIKY from the exons ATGCTCATGTCCTCTAAACAATTGTGCCAAAAATTAACGgctggaagaagaaagagagagatggattTCTTGAGTTGTGTACTATTATGTCTTATGGTTGCCTGGATCGTAATCCAAGCCCTCCAATATTCATTTGCAAGAAGAATTCCCACAAACCTTCCACCTGGACCAAAGCCATTTCCTTTGATTGGAAATCTCCTAGAGCTTGGAAACAAACCCCACATCTCTCTAACCAAGCTTTCAAAACGCTATGGCCCCATTATGACTTTACAACTCGGCCAGATAACAACAGTTATAGTTTCTTCATCCGCCGTAGCCAAACAAGTCCTCCGCACCCACGACCAATTCTTCTGCAACCGAACTATCCCAGATGCAGTCCAAGCCTGCAAGCATGCCAAGTATGGCATGCCCTGGCTGACGGTTTCCTCCACGTGGAGAAACCTCCGCAAAATATGCAACTCCCATCTTTTCGCGGCCAAAGTTCTCGACGCCAATCAGGCCAACCGTCACCTAAAAGTGCAGGAGCTCATAGCTGACGTTAAGGAAAGCGTTGTGAAAGGTAAGGCGGTTGAAGTTGGAAGGGCTGCTTTCAAAACTACGCTCAATTTGATGTCACGGACTGTGTTCTCTGTGGATTTAGCGGACCCGAACAGTGAGAGGGCTAGAGAGTTCAAGGAGTTGGTGTGGAGTATTATGGAGGAGGCTGGGAAGCCAAACTTGGCTGACTATTTTCGTGTGCTTAAGAAGATTGATCCCATGGGGATACGGCGCCGTTTGGGCAAGCACTTCCAGAAGATGATTGATCTTTTTGACCGCATGATCGTCCAAAGGTTAGAATCAAGGAAGTCACGTGATTATGTCACCGGGAATGATATGTTGGATACTCTTATAAACATGAGCGAAGAGAAAAATGAGGATATGGACATGGCTGAAACTCAACATTTGTTTCTG GATTTATTTGGTGCGGGCACAGAAACAACTTCAGCCACATTAGAATGGGCAATGGCTGAGCTATTACGCAACCCTGAAAAGCTATCAAAAGCTCAAGAGGAGTTGAAACAGGTCGTTGGCAAAGGAAAACCAGTGGAGGAATCAGACATCACTCGGCTCCCTTACTTACAAGCCATAATCAAAGAGACCTTCCGACTGCACCCAGTTGTCCCACTTCTTCTCCCTCGCAGAGCCCAAGCAGACATAGAAATCTGCGGTTACATTGTACCAAAGGGTGCACAAGTGCTGGTCAACGCATGGGCCATCGGCAGAGACCCCAGCATTTGGGACAACCCTACCTCATTTATCCCTGAAAGGTTTTTGGGATTGGATATCGACGTTACTGGCCAGAACTTTGAGCTTATTCCGTTTGGTGGTGGGAGGAGAATATGTCCTGGGTTGCCTTTGGCGATGAGaatgttgaatttgatgttggGTTCGCTTATTAACTCGTTTGATAATTGGAAGCTTGAAGATGGAGTTGTGCCAGAAAAAATGACCATGGATGAGAAGTTCGGCCTCACTTTACAAATGGCTCATCCTGTGATAGCTGTGCCCATCAAGTATTAG